The following coding sequences lie in one Acidobacteriota bacterium genomic window:
- a CDS encoding thiolase family protein has translation MAEAVIIDAVRTAIGRNKGALRDTRPDQLLAHALEGLVKRTGVDKAKIEDVIIGCVGQVGEQGMNIARRTALLAGFPIEVPGVTLNRFCSSAQQSIHFAAQAIVAGDADYIIAGGVESLTRVPMGSDGAGVWPKIYEAMKEHHDLAHQGISAEMIADKWSLTRADVDGFSTESHRRAFAAIKEQRHKEILPTPGVDAEGKNISLTWDEGVREKIDPAKMGSLPTVFRPAGDGVVTAGNSSQISDGAAAVLVANRERAEADGFKPRAKFRARVAVGSDPTFQLTGVIPATQLALKKAGLTINDIDWFEINEAFATVVLCWERELKPDMAKVNPWGGAIAHGHPVGATGSILLAKLLTGLDAVDGQFGLQVMCAGHGMATCTIVERMK, from the coding sequence ATGGCAGAAGCAGTCATCATTGACGCCGTGCGCACGGCGATAGGCCGCAACAAAGGCGCACTGCGTGACACGCGCCCCGATCAATTGCTGGCGCACGCCTTGGAAGGCCTGGTCAAACGCACCGGCGTAGACAAGGCCAAGATCGAAGACGTCATCATCGGTTGCGTCGGCCAGGTCGGCGAGCAAGGCATGAACATCGCGCGCCGCACCGCCTTGCTGGCCGGATTCCCGATTGAGGTGCCCGGCGTCACGCTCAATCGTTTTTGCAGTTCAGCGCAGCAATCCATTCATTTCGCCGCGCAAGCGATTGTCGCGGGTGATGCCGATTACATCATCGCGGGCGGCGTCGAGAGCCTGACGCGCGTGCCGATGGGCAGCGATGGCGCGGGCGTCTGGCCCAAGATTTACGAGGCGATGAAGGAGCATCACGACCTCGCGCATCAAGGCATCAGCGCCGAAATGATTGCCGACAAATGGAGCCTCACGCGCGCCGACGTGGACGGCTTTTCCACCGAAAGTCATCGCCGCGCCTTCGCCGCAATCAAAGAGCAACGGCATAAAGAAATCCTGCCGACGCCGGGCGTAGACGCCGAGGGCAAGAACATTTCGCTGACCTGGGATGAGGGCGTGCGCGAAAAGATTGATCCGGCCAAGATGGGTTCGTTGCCGACGGTCTTTCGCCCGGCTGGCGATGGCGTCGTCACGGCAGGCAATTCCAGCCAGATTTCGGATGGCGCGGCGGCGGTGCTCGTGGCGAATCGGGAACGCGCTGAAGCGGATGGCTTCAAGCCGCGCGCAAAGTTCCGCGCTCGCGTCGCCGTCGGCAGCGATCCGACTTTCCAGCTCACCGGCGTGATTCCGGCAACGCAACTGGCGCTCAAAAAAGCCGGACTGACGATCAATGACATTGACTGGTTCGAGATCAACGAAGCCTTCGCCACCGTCGTGCTGTGCTGGGAGCGCGAACTCAAACCCGATATGGCTAAGGTCAACCCCTGGGGCGGCGCGATTGCGCACGGCCATCCGGTCGGCGCGACCGGCTCGATCTTGCTGGCGAAGCTATTGACAGGCCTCGACGCCGTTGACGGCCAATTCGGCCTGCAAGTGATGTGCGCTGGGCATGGCATGGCGACTTGCACCATTGTTGAGAGAATGAAGTAG
- a CDS encoding amino acid permease, whose product MGNLFITKPLDKLLAEAQAEGQHGLKRVLGPLNLMALGIGAVIGAGIFVITGSAAAQFAGPAIALSFVLAGLGCAFAGLCYAELAAMIPISGSAYTYGYASLGELVAWIIGWDLVLEYAFSAATVASGLSANIVLLLQNLGLHLPPQLIETPGRELFLFNGRWELLTTLQPALQAAGISADTLPHATALFNLPAFLSVLAVTVILIIGVRESANFNVVVVFIKVGTVLGFIVVAVSFLWHHPQIAAANWTPFIPPNKGSFGQFGWSGIARGAGSIFFAYIGFDAVSTAAQEAKNPQRDMPIGLLGSLAICTVLYLVVAFALTGVMHYSRLNVAAPVALAIEATGVRWGSWLVVCGSIAGLSTVMLTTLMGQSRIFYTMSRDGLLPPWASAIHPRFQTPWISSIVVGLFIAVFAAVLPINLLGELVSIGTLFAFIIVCIGVWVLRRRRPDIERPFKTPWVPAVPILGILISFLLMLSLPGGTWMRLIVWLVIGFVIYFGYSRHHSRVQMQQR is encoded by the coding sequence ATGGGCAATCTCTTCATCACCAAACCGCTGGATAAACTGCTGGCCGAGGCACAGGCCGAAGGACAGCACGGCTTGAAACGTGTGCTGGGGCCGCTGAACCTGATGGCGCTGGGCATTGGCGCAGTCATCGGCGCGGGCATTTTTGTCATCACCGGTTCGGCGGCGGCGCAATTTGCCGGGCCGGCCATTGCGCTTTCATTCGTGCTGGCGGGCTTGGGCTGTGCGTTCGCCGGGCTGTGTTACGCCGAACTGGCGGCGATGATTCCAATTTCCGGTTCGGCCTATACGTATGGCTATGCGTCGCTGGGTGAATTGGTCGCGTGGATCATCGGCTGGGACTTGGTGTTGGAATATGCCTTCAGCGCGGCGACAGTGGCGTCAGGGTTGAGCGCGAACATCGTCCTCCTGTTGCAGAATTTGGGCCTGCACTTGCCGCCGCAATTGATCGAGACGCCGGGGCGCGAGTTGTTTTTGTTCAATGGCCGCTGGGAATTGCTGACGACCTTGCAACCGGCGTTGCAGGCGGCGGGTATTAGCGCCGACACGTTGCCGCACGCGACGGCGCTGTTCAACCTGCCCGCGTTTTTGAGCGTGCTGGCGGTGACGGTGATTCTGATTATCGGCGTGCGCGAATCGGCCAACTTCAACGTCGTGGTGGTCTTTATCAAAGTCGGCACCGTGCTGGGCTTCATAGTGGTCGCGGTGTCTTTTCTCTGGCACCACCCGCAAATCGCCGCCGCCAACTGGACGCCATTTATTCCGCCGAATAAAGGCAGCTTCGGTCAATTCGGTTGGTCGGGCATTGCGCGCGGCGCGGGCAGCATCTTTTTCGCCTACATCGGCTTTGACGCGGTCTCGACCGCCGCGCAAGAAGCCAAGAATCCGCAACGCGACATGCCAATCGGCTTGCTGGGTTCACTCGCCATCTGCACCGTGCTTTATCTGGTCGTAGCTTTTGCACTGACGGGCGTGATGCATTACTCGCGCTTGAACGTCGCCGCGCCGGTGGCGTTGGCGATAGAGGCGACGGGCGTGCGTTGGGGCAGTTGGTTGGTTGTCTGCGGCTCGATTGCAGGTTTAAGCACGGTGATGCTGACGACGCTAATGGGCCAGTCGCGCATCTTTTACACGATGTCGCGCGACGGGCTGTTGCCGCCCTGGGCCAGCGCGATTCATCCGCGCTTCCAAACGCCGTGGATTTCCTCCATCGTCGTCGGGCTGTTCATCGCCGTTTTTGCAGCAGTGCTGCCGATCAATTTGCTGGGCGAGTTGGTCAGCATCGGGACGCTGTTCGCGTTCATCATCGTCTGCATCGGCGTCTGGGTGTTGCGGCGGCGGCGGCCCGACATCGAACGCCCGTTCAAAACGCCCTGGGTGCCAGCGGTGCCGATCCTGGGCATTCTGATTTCGTTTCTCTTGATGTTGAGTTTGCCGGGCGGCACGTGGATGCGGCTGATTGTCTGGCTGGTGATTGGCTTCGTGATTTACTTCGGCTACAGCCGCCATCACAGTCGCGTGCAAATGCAGCAGCGGTAA